The genomic DNA GTGCGCGGGCGCGGCGGCGGCGCGCGGCGGCCGCGCGGTCTCGATGCGCCGGATGATGCGGCGGAGCTCGTCGAGGGACTGCGCCCGCACGGGGCCGCTCAGGCCGTGAGGGCGCGGAGGAGCGCCTGCGCGGTGGTCTTCGCCCGGCGGCCCACCTCGTTGACGGGCCCGACGCACGAGGGGCACCCGAACCGGCACCCGCAGGCGTCGAGCGTCTCGAGGCCGCGCCGGAGGAGGTCGGGCAGGATCTCGAAGAGCCGCTCGGCCAGGCCGATCCCGCCCGCGTGGGAGTCGTAGAGGTAGATCGTCGGGTTGAAGCGCTCGGCCGCGAGGAGCCGGCGCTTCGTGGACTCTCGCGTGGCGACGGCGCCGGGCTCGGCGG from Candidatus Methylomirabilota bacterium includes the following:
- a CDS encoding DUF1998 domain-containing protein; protein product: AEPGAVATRESTKRRLLAAERFNPTIYLYDSHAGGIGLAERLFEILPDLLRRGLETLDACGCRFGCPSCVGPVNEVGRRAKTTAQALLRALTA